The nucleotide window CCGTGCACGTCGTCGGAGAAGCCGCACCCGGGACCATGGTCTCGCAGGAAGAGTCGACCATCGCCGTCAAGGCCGATGCGACCAAGCTGCCCGAGCTCATCGAGGTCTCCATCGAAGGCCGTCCCGCCGGCGAGCACGTGCTGGCCGGTCAGGTCGAACTGCCTGAGGGCGTCGAGCTCATCGCCGATGAGGAACAGCTCATCGTCAACGTCTCCGAAGAGATCGAGATGGACACCGAGTCGGATGCAGAGGAAGAGGCTGCTGAAGAGTCGACCGAGGAAGAGTCGGCCGATGAGTCCTCCGATGCAGAAGAGGCCTCCGAAGAGGAGTGATCTCACGTCTCACAGCGCCTTGATGCTGTGAGACGAGTGCAGAACGACGACGCTGTTCGGTGGGTCGCCCTGAGGGCGGCCCACCGAACTCGTCTCGGCTCCTGGACCATTCCGGAAGCCCGCACGCCCAGAGCCGGACGAACAGCTCATCACCCCTGCCCAGCGGGTACGCTGGGTGCCGGATCAGCGGGCAGCAGACATACGGAGGACGGCAATGACGAACGAGGCGTGGTTGGTCTTCGGACTGGGCAACCCCGGTCCGAAATACGAAGCGACCCGTCACAACATCGGACAGATGGTCATCGCCGAACTCGCCTCACGCATCGGCACCGGGCTGACCCGGACGAAGCTGAGGTCCAATGTCGGCACCGGCCGTCTGCCCACCGGCAGCGTGCCCGGCCTGCCCGGACCGCGCGTGGTGCTGGGAACCTCCACCGGCTTTATGAACGAGTCAGGCGGTCCGGTGCGGCAGCTGGCCGATTTCTACGGCATCGACACCGAGCGGATCATCGCCGTCCATGACGATGTGGACATTCCGTTCGACGCCATCAAGGCCAAACGCGGTGGGGGCGAAGGCGGCCACAACGGCCTCCGGTCGATGACCTCGGTGCTGGGAACGAAGGACTATCTGCGGGTGCGAGCCGGAGTGGGACGGCCACCGGGACGCCAGGACACCGCCGACTATGTGCTGCGTCCCTTCTCCAAGGACGAACGGACCACTCTGCCGATCTTCGTCTCCGACCTCGCAGACGCCGTCGAGACGCTCATCAATGACGGTCTGGACGCAGTGCAGCAGAAGTTCCATTCCCGCTGATCGGACCCGCCGGGGCGGCCGAGACGTCATCGCGGGAGCAGACGGCCTCACTTCGCAGGGGCGTCACCCTGTCGCCGACGATGCAGCAGCCACGCGGCGAAGATGCCGCCGGCGAAGCCGAAGAGGTGCCCCTGCCAGGAGATGTCATTGGTCTGCGGCAGCATGCCGAAGATCATCGATGCCCCGTAGGTGATGAAGATGAAGAGTCCGATCGCGAAGTAGACGATCTTGCGCAGCACGTCTTCGGTGAACCACGTGCGCACCGCAAGGTAGCCGAAGAAGCCGAAGACGATGCCCGAGGCACCGATGATGTGCTGGCCCGGCCAGGTCGTCAGCCAGGCACCAAGGCCCGAACTCAGGGCTGTGATCGCCGTGACCTGCCAGAAGCGACGTGATCCTCCGAAGGCGATGACGATGCCGAGGACGAGGAACGGGAACGTATTGGCCGTGAGGTGGCCGAATCCCGAATGCAGCAGCGGTGAGGTGATCAGCCCGTAGAGGGAGAGCGGATTCCACGACTGCAGGCTGAAGGCATCGAGGTCGAACGGGAGGAGCGCATCGACGATCTCGATGACCCACATCACCGCCAGAACAGCGATCACCGGCACGAACCGCGCGAGATGGTGATCGCGGTCGACGCTGGTGGGCAGGTGTGCCACCGGGGGATTCGAAGAGCGGTCGGGGCGGGGAGACCCGGAACCGGCGGAGTCGGTGCCGAAGAGCATGCGGGATTCCTCAGCGGTGAAACGAGGGGAGGGGTCGGAACTCATATCTCAATTGTGAGCGATGAAGATTGGAGAACCCCGAATATCCGGGGAACTTGCGCAATCGTGATCGTTCCGTTAGTCCCGTTATCGCCTCGCAATGTTCTCAGACGTCGGGTTCCCGCGTGGCACCGGCTCGGTGCGGTCCCGGCGCCCGGCGTCGACCTCGCCTCACTGTGATCGCGGCGCCACTCGAGTCGATGCGAGCGTCTGGCCGTCCTCATCGAGGGCTTCGACGACGATCTTCGACCCGTGCGGGGTGATGTCGGCTGCGGTTTCGAACCCGGTGCGCTGCACGACATCGTTCTCGCTGAGGTGGTCTTCGTCGTCACCACTGAGCACCCGCCACGATTCCACCTCGGTGGCGCCGTTCCAACTCATGTGGATGCGGGTGAGCCCGGCCTGCGGCTCGGACTTCGTCGCCGTCGGCGGGGCGACGGGCTGAGCATGCCACTCGGACCGGTACGCCCGGTAGTTCGACCCGCCCACGAACGTGAGGTCGGTGAGCAGCTTCCCGTCCTTCGTGAATTCCGAGACATAGGGTTCCGAACCCCAACCGACGACGACATTGCCGTTGTCGAGTTCCTGCATATTTCCCTGACTGCCCGACGACCGATCGTCGGGAGCCGGGTACTCGGTGACCACCTCGGCGCGCTTCTTCTTCTCATCGACGTCGAGGCGCAGACCGCGGGAATCGCCGAGGCGGGGCGCGGCGTGGTTGTCGAACATCGTCACCGTCCCATCGGAGCGGCGGTGGGCGTCGTGCTGCCACGCGAAGGTCGCACCCTCACCCATCTCGAAGTCCGAGGCCTTGCCGCCGAGAGTCCAGTTGAGTTCGCCTGAGTCCCGGTCGAGCTGGTAGACGGCATGCGTATTCCGGGCGGAGACGAGGAAGGACTTCCCGTCGTCGTCTTCGCTGATGGAGTTGAGATGGATGTAGTCGTAGGGTTCGTCCTCCGTGCCCTCACCGTCCTTGAGTTCGGCTTCGGACTGGTCGACGGGGACGGCGTCGAGCGAGCGCCATTCGAACAGGGGCTCGCCTGTGGCGATGTCGACCTCCTGGACGACTCCCTCCCATGCCCAACCGTCCTTCTCTCCGCCGACGGAACTGAGATCGGTCTGCGTCTTGACGTAGGAGAGGAGGAGCATCGTGTCGTCGTCGGTGATCGTCGTCTCGTGGAGGTCCGAGGTGCCCTTGGGCAGTTCGCCGCCCATGCCGACGCGGGCGATCTCCTGATACGAGGTGTCGAGGATGACGACCTCTCCGGCCGTGTGCGGGGTCTCGGCCAGACCCTCCCACCAGGTGAGCACCGGCTCATCCCGATACTCCTGGACCCGCAGGTCCCACAGGGAGTCTCCGTCTTCTCTGATCCACAGCGGATCCCCGGCGGCATCGAGGATGAGTCCACCGACCCACGACTTGTCGTCGGCCGCAGTCTGACCCTTCGGCGCCAGCACTGTCGCCAGGTCACCGTCGTCGGCGGGGAACTCTGTGGAGTCGATGTCGACCTTCGGCGGTGAGAGATCAGGGCGGGAATGGAAGTCCCAGCGTTCGGCGACCGGGATGTCCTCATCGGCATCGGCGGTGCAGCCCATGAGCAGCAACGTGGTGGCAGTCAACCCTGCCAGGACGAATCTCAACTTGGCCATATGCTCATCCTCACACGTTTTGATGAATTGCGTGAGAACCCGCTGGGAGGCGTCCCCAGGGAGTCCCGGATGGGCCGTGTCAGGAGCGTGGCCTAGACTGTTCGGGTGCTCAACGGACTCGATCTCACCCGCCGGAATCCCACCATCACCGGACTCGTCGCCGCATTCAACGACCCGAATGAGGGTGGGGGCACGATCGACGCGATCAAGGGACTGTGGCCGTCGATCCTGCGGCGGACCGTCAATGCCGGCGCCGCAGGAGACGGCGCAGCCGCCTCGGCGCCGCAGCTCATCGTCACCGCCACGACCCGCGAAGCCGAGGACCTCACCCAGGCGCTCGCCGACTGGGTGCCTGCGGACTCGATCGCGATCTTCCCCAGCTGGGAGACCCTGCCGCATGAGAAGCTCTCGCCGCGTTCGGACACCGTCGGCCAGCGCCTCGAGGTGCTGCGCCGTCTGACTCACCCTGCGCCCGGGCGGGAGCTGACCTTCATCATCATGCCCGTGCGCGCGTTCCTCCAGCCCCTGGCGAAGGGACTCGGCGACATCGCTCCGGCAGAGCTCGCCGTCGGAGACGAATACGACATCGACGATCTGGCCGCACGCCTGACCGAACTCGCCTACTCTCGTGTCGACATGGTCTCGCGGCGGGGCGAGTTCGCCGTCCGCGGCGGCATCGTCGACATCTTCCCGGCCACCGCGGAGCGGGCGCTGCGTGTGGAGTTCTTCGGCGACGAGGTCGACGAGATCCGCGAATTCTCCGTCAGCGACCAGCGTTCCATCCCCGCCGCCGAAGGCGAAGCACCGCTGACCCTGTCCGCACCCCCGTGCCGGGAGCTGCTCCTGACCGATTCGGTCCGCGCACGCGCAGCGAAGCTCGCCGAGGAGGTTCCCGGCGCCGCGGACATGCTCGAGAAGATCGCCGGCGGAGTCGCCGTCGAAGGCATGGAATCCCTCTCGGCCGTCCTCGCCGACGGGATGGAGCCGATCATCGCGCTGCTGCCCGCGGACTCGAAGATCATCATCACCGAACCCGAACGGGTCGAAGCCCGTGCCGCGGACCTCGTGGAGACGACGAACGAGTTCCTCGAGGCCGCATGGGCCGGAGCCGCCGCCGGGGGAGAGTCCCCGATCGACCTGTCCGCGGCCAGCTTCCGCACCGTTGCGGAGATGGAGGACGGTGCGCGTCTCATCGGGCTGGCCTGGTGGGAGATCGGCGGTTTCGCCCACGATGAGGAACTCGCCGCCCCGGAAGAGAACATCTTCTCAGTGCCTGCCCGCATCCCGAAGGGCTACGCCGGTGATGTCGAAGCGATTCTCGCCGACGTCAAGGGCCTCATCCACGACAGATGGCGGATCCTGGTGCTCACCGAGGGGCCCGGACCGGGCCGCCGGATGGTCGAAGTGTTCTCCGAAGCCGGTGTGCCCGCGACCTTCGTCGATGACCCCACGGACCTTCCCGAAGCGCTCGTGACGGTGACCACTGCGGCCTCCTTCGGCGGGTTCGTCTTCGACGATCTCAAACTTGCCGTGCTCACCGAAGCCGATGTGCTCGGCCGGGCGGCGGCCACCTCGACGAGGGACATGCGCCGGCTGCCCACCCGACGGCGCCGCAACCAGGTCGACCCGCTCAACCTAGCGCCCGGCGACTATGTCGTCCACGACCAACACGGTGTCGGTCGCTTCGTCGAAATGACGCAGCGGACCACCGGACGGGGAGCGAACAAGCACACCCGCGAATATCTCATCATCGAATACGCCCCGGCCAAGCGCGGGCAGCCCGGCGACCGTCTTTACGTCCCGTCCGACGCGCTCGACCAGGTCACCCGGTATGTCGGCGGAGAGAGCCCGAGTCTCAACAAGATGGGCGGCGCGGACTGGCAGACGACGAAGGCCAAGGCGCGCAAGGCCGTCAAGGAGATCGCCGGGGAACTCATCCGCCTCTATTCGGCCCGGCAGGCCACGGTCGGTCATGCGTACGGTCCGGACACCCCCTGGCAGCGCGAACTCGAGGACGCCTTCCACTACGTCGAGACCGCCGACCAGCTCACCACCATCGACGAGGTCAAGTCCGATATGGAGAAGACGGTGCCGATGGACCGTCTGATCTGCGGAGACGTCGGCTACGGAAAGACGGAGATCGCGGTCCGAGCCGCATTCAAAGCAATTCAGGAGGGCAAGCAGGTCGCGGTGCTCGTGCCGACGACCCTGCTCGTCCAACAGCACTATGAGACCTTCGCCGAACGGTATTCGGGATTCCCCGTCACCGTCGGGGCACTCTCGCGCTTCCAGTCGAAGCAGGAGTCCGAGAAGGTCAAGGAAGCCTTGGGCGCAGGCACACTCGACCTCGTCATCGGCACCCACCGGCTGCTCAGCGGCGAGGTGAGGTTCAAAGACCTCGGTCTGGTCATCATCGATGAGGAGCAGCGTTTCGGCGTCGAGCACAAGGAGACGCTCAAGGCGCTGCGCACCAACGTCGATGTCCTCGCGATGTCGGCGACGCCGATTCCGCGCACACTGGAGATGGCCGTCACCGGCATCCGCGAGATGTCGACCCTGGCGACGCCTCCCGAGGAACGGCACCCGGTTCTGACCTACGTCGGCAAGCGCGAAGACAAGCAGATCAAAGCTGCGATCCGCCGTGAGCTCATGCGGGAAGGTCAGGTCTTCTACATCCACAACCGGGTCCGCGACATCGAAGCGGTGGCCGGTCACATCGCCGAGATGGTGCCCGAAGCCCGGATCGCCATCGCCCACGGCAAAATGAACGAAACCCGCCTGGAGCAGGTCATCGTCGACTTCTGGGAGAAGAAGTACGACGTGCTCGTGTGCACGACGATCGTCGAGACAGGCATCGACATCGCGAACGCGAACACGCTCATCATCGACAACGCAGACCGGTACGGTCTCTCTCAGCTCCACCAGCTGCGCGGGCGAGTGGGCCGCGGACGCGAACGCGCCTACGCCTACTTCCTCTACCCGCCGGACACTCAGCTGACCGAAACCGCACACGACAGGCTGACGACGCTGGCGGCACACACGGAGCTGGGTGCCGGTATGCAGGTGGCGATGAAGGACCTCGAGATCCGCGGCGCCGGCAACCTCCTCGGCGGTCAGCAGTCCGGACACATCGAAGGGGTCGGATTCGACCTCTACGTCCGTCTCGTCGGCGAAGCTGTGGCGAAGTTCCGCGGGGAGGACACCGAACCCGAAGCGGATATGCGCATCGAACTGCCCGTCGACGCCCACCTGCCCGCCGACTACGTCGACCACGAGCGGCTGCGCCTCGAGGCGTACCGAAAGCTCGCTGCGGCAGCGAACGAAGACGAACTCAAGGAAGTCCTCGACGAACTCGTCGACCGCTACGGGCCCTACCCGGCACCGGTCGGAGTGCTCGCTGATGTGGCCCGGCTGCGCATCCGCGCCCGCGCCTCCGGCGTCAGCGACATCGTCATGCAGGGCAACTTCATCCGCTTCGGGCCGGTCGAACTCGCCGACTCGCAAGTGGTCAGGCTCAAGCGCCTGTACCCGAAGTCGCTGCTCAAACCGGCGCTGCGCTCCGTCCTCGTGCCCAAACCGATGGCCGGAACCGGGTTCGATGCGAAGGAGATGACCGATTCGGACATCCTCCGCTGGGCCCACCAGTTCCTCGACGCGATCCTGCCCGTCGTCGAATCCGAAGCCACGGAGAAGTCGGAGGCCGTCACGAACGGTTGAGAACTCACCGACTGTTCTCTCACCGCCGGCCCACCTGCGGCAGCAGTGGCGTAGAGTGCGAAGAGCGGAGCAATCCGCTGTACGCGAGACACCACTCGACGAAGGAGAATCGCCATGGGCGTTGACGACAAGTTCCAGAACAAGGCAGAAGACCTCGGCGGACGGGCCAAGGAGTCCATCGGTGACGCCACCGGTGACGACGAGCTCAAGGCCGAAGGCGCAACCGATCAGCTCAAGGCCAAGGCCAAGGACGTCGGCGAGTCCGTCAAGGACCTCGGCGCATCGGTCAAGGACAAATTCTCGAAGTGACCGCAGGAACGGCCCTCACCGCCTCGGTGGTGGGGGCTTTTCGCGTCAGCAGGAGGAGCGCGCGTGGATGAGCCCGGAACCCCACGGGGACCCGTCACCCAGCCGGTGGTTGAGGCGATGGCGACCCTGCGCCGGCGCTGCCCCTGGTCGAGCCGACAGGACCACCGCAGCCTCGAGAAGTACGCCCGCGAAGAGACCGATGAGCTCATCGAGGCCCTCGAGGAATTCAATGCCTCACCGACACCGGACCACCGGGCCGCGGTGGTCGAAGAACTCGGCGACGTGTTCTACCAGGTGCTCTTCCACTCAGCCCTGCTCGACGAAAGCGGCGGACACGACTACGGTCACAGCCTGGGAGCCATCATCGACGGTCTCGAGGAGAAGCTCATCCGCCGCCATCCGCTGGCCTTCGGCGACGACGCCGGGGACGAGATGGCCTCGTTGGAAGACGTCGAACGCGAATACCGGCGGATCAAAGCGGACGAGAAATCCGCACGGCACAGAGAGGAAGACGACCGATGAGCCTGGAGCGTCTCGCTGTTGAGGGCACCTTCAACTTCCGTGACCTCGGCGGCGCCAGCACACAGTCGGGCGAGCGCGCGGTGCGACTGGGGCAGGTGTTTCGCGCCGATGGTCTGGCGCAGCTGACCGACCGGTCACGCACCGCTATGCGCGAACTCGGAATCGGCACGGTCATCGACCTGCGCGATATCGGCGAACGGTCGAAGCTGCCCGATGCCCTCGACGGACTCGACGTGACCCACATCGAACTTCCCGTCTTCGACGATCACTTCTTCCCCAGCCGACCGATGAGCGTCAAAGAGATGAAAGCCGCTGCGAAGGCGACCGGAATGGACCTCAGCGACCGTTCGCTCGAACGCATCTACGACCTCATGATCACTCACTTCGGGCACCGCCTGGCCGCAGTCGTCGACTCGATCGCCGAGCATTGCGGCACCGGAGTCGTCTTCCACTGCTCTGCCGGCAAGGACCGGACCGGTGTGGTGGGAGCGTTCGTGCTCGACCTCCTCGGTGTGGGCAGGGAGACGATCATCGACGAGTACACGGTCACCTCCACCCACCTCGCCGACGGCTTCCTTGACTCGATCACCAGGAACTTCGCCGATGCCGGCATCTCCGGCAACCTCGCCGTGACTGCCACCGCCGCCCCTGCCGAACTCATGCATGAAGTCCTCGATCGCGTCGAGACCGATCACGGGGGAGTCGAAGCGTATCTGCTCGCCCACGGGATGGACGAGGCCACACCGCAGCGGCTGCGTGACTGCCTGCTCGAACCCGCGACCGAGGTCTCAGCGGCCGTCTGAGACCACCGCCGAGCGATGACCTGGCTGTGCGGCACCGAGTCTCTTGGTCGTGACACGGCGTCTAGCGTGTGTGAGACGGCTTCGCCCGTGTGCGACTCTGCGTCTCCCGTGCGTGACATGGCGAACCGAGAGTGAGCCAGGTCGCGCGTTGCATTAAGCTGTCCTGCAGGCACATGTTCCCCATGTGAAACCAAAAGCTAAGGAGTACTCAGTGGCTGAGATCGTTGCCGCAAATGCCCGCGAAATCCTGGATTCCCGGGGAAACCCCACCGTCGAGGTGGAAGTGCTGTTGGCCGATGAGTCCGTCGGCCGTGCCGGTGTCCCGTCCGGCGCCTCCACGGGAGAGTTCGAAGCCGTCGAACTGCGCGACGGAGACCCGGAGCGCTATCTGGGCAAGGGTGTCACCCAGGCCGTCGATGCCGTCGTCGACGAGATCCACGAAGCCATCGTCGGGCTCGAAAGCGACGATCAGCGACTGGTCGACCAGGCGCTCATCGAACTCGACGGAACCGACAACAAGTCCCGCCTCGGCGCGAACGCGATGCTCGGCACCTCACTGGCCGTCGCCCGCGCGGCAGCAGTCTCCGCGGACCTGCCCCTCTACCGGTACCTCGGGGGACCGAACGCGCACGTCATGCCGGTGCCGATGATGAACATCCTCAACGGCGGATCCCATGCCGACTCGAACGTCGACATCCAGGAATTCATGATCGCCCCGATCGGTGCCGCCAGCTTCCACGAGGCTCTGCAGTGGAGCGTCGAGGTCTACCACGCACTCAAGGGCGTGCTCAAAGAACGCGGACTGTCGACTGGGCTCGGTGACGAGGGCGGATTCGCCCCGAACCTCGACTCGAACGCCGCTGCACTCGACCTCATCCTCGAGGCCATCGACATCGCCGGCCACCGTCCCGGACGTGACATCGCCGTCGCCCTCGACGTCGCCTCTTCGGAGTTCTACAACGACGGGGTCTACGAATTCGAAGGCGGGAAGAAGACCGCCGCAGAGATGGCCGCCTACTACGAGGAGCTGCTCGCGAAGTACCCGCTCGTGTCCATCGAGGACCCCCTCGACGAGAACGACTGGGACGGATGGGCAACGCTGACCGAGGCGATCGGTTCGAAGGTCCAGCTCGTCGGCGACGACCTGTTCGTGACCAACCCCGAGCGTCTGCAGCGCGGAATCGACAACTCGACTGCGAACTCGCTGCTGGTCAAGGTCAACCAGATCGGCACCCTCACCGAAACCCTCGACGCAGTGTCCCTGGCACAGACGAACGGGTACACGACGATGATCTCGCACCGTTCGGGTGAGACCGAGGATACGACGATCGCCGACCTCGCTGTGGCCACGAACGCCGGTCAGATCAAGGCCGGAGCTCCGGCGCGGTCGGAGCGCGTCGCGAAGTACAACCAGCT belongs to Brevibacterium spongiae and includes:
- a CDS encoding tyrosine-protein phosphatase, translating into MSLERLAVEGTFNFRDLGGASTQSGERAVRLGQVFRADGLAQLTDRSRTAMRELGIGTVIDLRDIGERSKLPDALDGLDVTHIELPVFDDHFFPSRPMSVKEMKAAAKATGMDLSDRSLERIYDLMITHFGHRLAAVVDSIAEHCGTGVVFHCSAGKDRTGVVGAFVLDLLGVGRETIIDEYTVTSTHLADGFLDSITRNFADAGISGNLAVTATAAPAELMHEVLDRVETDHGGVEAYLLAHGMDEATPQRLRDCLLEPATEVSAAV
- the eno gene encoding phosphopyruvate hydratase, with amino-acid sequence MAEIVAANAREILDSRGNPTVEVEVLLADESVGRAGVPSGASTGEFEAVELRDGDPERYLGKGVTQAVDAVVDEIHEAIVGLESDDQRLVDQALIELDGTDNKSRLGANAMLGTSLAVARAAAVSADLPLYRYLGGPNAHVMPVPMMNILNGGSHADSNVDIQEFMIAPIGAASFHEALQWSVEVYHALKGVLKERGLSTGLGDEGGFAPNLDSNAAALDLILEAIDIAGHRPGRDIAVALDVASSEFYNDGVYEFEGGKKTAAEMAAYYEELLAKYPLVSIEDPLDENDWDGWATLTEAIGSKVQLVGDDLFVTNPERLQRGIDNSTANSLLVKVNQIGTLTETLDAVSLAQTNGYTTMISHRSGETEDTTIADLAVATNAGQIKAGAPARSERVAKYNQLLRIEEQLGDGARYAGRGAFPRFEA
- the mfd gene encoding transcription-repair coupling factor, which gives rise to MLNGLDLTRRNPTITGLVAAFNDPNEGGGTIDAIKGLWPSILRRTVNAGAAGDGAAASAPQLIVTATTREAEDLTQALADWVPADSIAIFPSWETLPHEKLSPRSDTVGQRLEVLRRLTHPAPGRELTFIIMPVRAFLQPLAKGLGDIAPAELAVGDEYDIDDLAARLTELAYSRVDMVSRRGEFAVRGGIVDIFPATAERALRVEFFGDEVDEIREFSVSDQRSIPAAEGEAPLTLSAPPCRELLLTDSVRARAAKLAEEVPGAADMLEKIAGGVAVEGMESLSAVLADGMEPIIALLPADSKIIITEPERVEARAADLVETTNEFLEAAWAGAAAGGESPIDLSAASFRTVAEMEDGARLIGLAWWEIGGFAHDEELAAPEENIFSVPARIPKGYAGDVEAILADVKGLIHDRWRILVLTEGPGPGRRMVEVFSEAGVPATFVDDPTDLPEALVTVTTAASFGGFVFDDLKLAVLTEADVLGRAAATSTRDMRRLPTRRRRNQVDPLNLAPGDYVVHDQHGVGRFVEMTQRTTGRGANKHTREYLIIEYAPAKRGQPGDRLYVPSDALDQVTRYVGGESPSLNKMGGADWQTTKAKARKAVKEIAGELIRLYSARQATVGHAYGPDTPWQRELEDAFHYVETADQLTTIDEVKSDMEKTVPMDRLICGDVGYGKTEIAVRAAFKAIQEGKQVAVLVPTTLLVQQHYETFAERYSGFPVTVGALSRFQSKQESEKVKEALGAGTLDLVIGTHRLLSGEVRFKDLGLVIIDEEQRFGVEHKETLKALRTNVDVLAMSATPIPRTLEMAVTGIREMSTLATPPEERHPVLTYVGKREDKQIKAAIRRELMREGQVFYIHNRVRDIEAVAGHIAEMVPEARIAIAHGKMNETRLEQVIVDFWEKKYDVLVCTTIVETGIDIANANTLIIDNADRYGLSQLHQLRGRVGRGRERAYAYFLYPPDTQLTETAHDRLTTLAAHTELGAGMQVAMKDLEIRGAGNLLGGQQSGHIEGVGFDLYVRLVGEAVAKFRGEDTEPEADMRIELPVDAHLPADYVDHERLRLEAYRKLAAAANEDELKEVLDELVDRYGPYPAPVGVLADVARLRIRARASGVSDIVMQGNFIRFGPVELADSQVVRLKRLYPKSLLKPALRSVLVPKPMAGTGFDAKEMTDSDILRWAHQFLDAILPVVESEATEKSEAVTNG
- a CDS encoding 50S ribosomal protein L25/general stress protein Ctc, coding for MADFKLLAEARNEFGKGAARRIRRAGRIPAVVYGHGGDPVHISLEGHATMMALKHANALLEIESTDGSKNVLAIARDVQIEPVRREIEHLDLIIVKRGEKIEVDVPVHVVGEAAPGTMVSQEESTIAVKADATKLPELIEVSIEGRPAGEHVLAGQVELPEGVELIADEEQLIVNVSEEIEMDTESDAEEEAAEESTEEESADESSDAEEASEEE
- a CDS encoding arylsulfotransferase family protein, with the protein product MAKLRFVLAGLTATTLLLMGCTADADEDIPVAERWDFHSRPDLSPPKVDIDSTEFPADDGDLATVLAPKGQTAADDKSWVGGLILDAAGDPLWIREDGDSLWDLRVQEYRDEPVLTWWEGLAETPHTAGEVVILDTSYQEIARVGMGGELPKGTSDLHETTITDDDTMLLLSYVKTQTDLSSVGGEKDGWAWEGVVQEVDIATGEPLFEWRSLDAVPVDQSEAELKDGEGTEDEPYDYIHLNSISEDDDGKSFLVSARNTHAVYQLDRDSGELNWTLGGKASDFEMGEGATFAWQHDAHRRSDGTVTMFDNHAAPRLGDSRGLRLDVDEKKKRAEVVTEYPAPDDRSSGSQGNMQELDNGNVVVGWGSEPYVSEFTKDGKLLTDLTFVGGSNYRAYRSEWHAQPVAPPTATKSEPQAGLTRIHMSWNGATEVESWRVLSGDDEDHLSENDVVQRTGFETAADITPHGSKIVVEALDEDGQTLASTRVAPRSQ
- the pth gene encoding aminoacyl-tRNA hydrolase yields the protein MTNEAWLVFGLGNPGPKYEATRHNIGQMVIAELASRIGTGLTRTKLRSNVGTGRLPTGSVPGLPGPRVVLGTSTGFMNESGGPVRQLADFYGIDTERIIAVHDDVDIPFDAIKAKRGGGEGGHNGLRSMTSVLGTKDYLRVRAGVGRPPGRQDTADYVLRPFSKDERTTLPIFVSDLADAVETLINDGLDAVQQKFHSR
- a CDS encoding CsbD family protein; its protein translation is MGVDDKFQNKAEDLGGRAKESIGDATGDDELKAEGATDQLKAKAKDVGESVKDLGASVKDKFSK
- a CDS encoding MazG nucleotide pyrophosphohydrolase domain-containing protein, with the protein product MDEPGTPRGPVTQPVVEAMATLRRRCPWSSRQDHRSLEKYAREETDELIEALEEFNASPTPDHRAAVVEELGDVFYQVLFHSALLDESGGHDYGHSLGAIIDGLEEKLIRRHPLAFGDDAGDEMASLEDVEREYRRIKADEKSARHREEDDR
- a CDS encoding rhomboid family intramembrane serine protease gives rise to the protein MSSDPSPRFTAEESRMLFGTDSAGSGSPRPDRSSNPPVAHLPTSVDRDHHLARFVPVIAVLAVMWVIEIVDALLPFDLDAFSLQSWNPLSLYGLITSPLLHSGFGHLTANTFPFLVLGIVIAFGGSRRFWQVTAITALSSGLGAWLTTWPGQHIIGASGIVFGFFGYLAVRTWFTEDVLRKIVYFAIGLFIFITYGASMIFGMLPQTNDISWQGHLFGFAGGIFAAWLLHRRRQGDAPAK